A stretch of Aureispira sp. CCB-E DNA encodes these proteins:
- a CDS encoding efflux RND transporter periplasmic adaptor subunit has translation MKLFILLLMVASWLFITGCHSHDHEGHDHDHSGHNHDAHEGHNHGPELEVITYTLWEGNTELFVEFAPFIINKTNSIRVILTTLDGFQPLSSELSIHINNGPKLPSQSISKGIYEAQLSFSNAGQHKLIFVVGKEGNKRSLVLNNIPVFENEEAAFQGTHPNADPTGSISYQRQEAWNNLFDVETVQQRPVGNVVHTSGIIEPSTTDLSTLVAKRDGVVNIRKKNLTSGTAVRSGELLFTVTGKGIMEDDLEMNFIKAQSNLDRQKANLDRKKKLMDDNIIGQKEYDQALNEYELAQAEFDNIKKLFNKGEKRHLVTTSTTGFVSQLLVQEGQFVKAGQPLASILKTSRVQIKVDVSPRYRSLLPTIVDANFVNPYTDRAYSMSDLEGKVISFGRMTSHAEGHYIPLYFEINNHPDLSPGAMVEVFLMTQANTKRLTVPVSAVLEEMGSYVTFVQKSAESYEKQVVEIGVNDGKVVEILSGLSLNDKVVTKGALQVKLASMAGTVDPHAGHNH, from the coding sequence ATGAAATTATTCATCCTGCTACTAATGGTAGCTAGCTGGTTATTCATAACAGGTTGCCATTCTCACGATCATGAAGGACATGATCATGATCACAGTGGTCACAACCACGATGCACACGAAGGGCATAATCATGGACCAGAATTAGAGGTCATCACCTATACATTATGGGAAGGCAACACCGAATTATTTGTTGAGTTTGCGCCTTTCATTATAAATAAAACCAACTCTATACGAGTCATTTTAACAACCCTAGATGGTTTTCAGCCGCTTTCATCAGAACTAAGTATCCATATTAATAATGGTCCAAAGTTACCCAGTCAAAGCATCTCTAAAGGTATCTATGAAGCACAATTGAGTTTTTCGAACGCTGGTCAACACAAACTAATCTTTGTTGTTGGCAAAGAAGGAAACAAACGCTCTTTGGTTCTTAATAACATCCCTGTATTCGAAAACGAAGAAGCCGCTTTTCAAGGAACGCATCCCAATGCAGACCCGACAGGAAGTATTAGCTATCAACGTCAAGAAGCATGGAATAATTTATTTGATGTGGAAACGGTTCAACAAAGACCTGTTGGAAATGTCGTTCACACCTCAGGGATTATAGAACCTTCTACCACTGATTTATCGACATTGGTTGCCAAACGAGATGGAGTTGTCAATATTCGCAAAAAAAATCTAACCTCTGGTACAGCAGTCCGCTCAGGAGAATTGCTTTTTACAGTGACAGGAAAGGGAATCATGGAGGATGACTTAGAGATGAATTTTATAAAAGCACAATCGAATCTTGATCGCCAAAAAGCCAACTTGGATCGCAAAAAGAAGCTTATGGACGATAATATTATTGGTCAAAAAGAATACGATCAAGCTTTAAATGAATACGAATTGGCGCAAGCAGAGTTTGACAACATTAAGAAATTATTCAACAAAGGAGAAAAACGCCATTTGGTGACCACTTCTACCACAGGCTTTGTATCTCAATTATTGGTACAAGAAGGGCAATTTGTCAAAGCAGGACAGCCTCTTGCCTCCATTCTTAAAACAAGTCGAGTGCAAATTAAAGTAGATGTCTCCCCACGTTATCGTTCGTTATTACCCACCATCGTAGATGCTAATTTTGTCAATCCTTATACCGATAGAGCTTATTCAATGTCTGACTTGGAGGGGAAAGTTATTTCCTTTGGTCGAATGACCAGCCATGCAGAAGGACATTACATTCCACTATATTTTGAGATTAACAATCATCCTGATTTATCTCCAGGAGCTATGGTGGAAGTTTTTTTAATGACACAAGCCAATACCAAGCGCCTAACGGTTCCTGTCTCTGCTGTCCTCGAAGAAATGGGAAGCTATGTAACTTTTGTTCAAAAGAGTGCTGAAAGTTATGAGAAGCAAGTGGTAGAAATTGGTGTTAATGACGGTAAAGTAGTCGAAATTTTATCTGGACTATCTCTTAACGACAAAGTAGTTACCAAAGGTGCTTTGCAAGTAAAATTAGCCTCTATGGCTGGAACGGTGGATCCACACGCTGGTCACAATCACTAA
- a CDS encoding efflux RND transporter permease subunit codes for MLNIIIKNALHNRAVVLVIAVLLMLAGAWVTTQVDVDVFPDLTAPTVTVMTEAHGMSAEEMERLVTFKLETALNGAPNVRRIRSTSSSELSSVIVEFDWGTDIYRARQIVNERLGTVQSDLPDKVKTPVMAPIASIMGEIQMIGMSSDSLSGIEMNTLANWYIKPRLLAVEGVAKVIIYGGQEKEYQVLASPAKMKLHHVSLEELYQAIEQLNHNASGGYLEQYGKQYLISGKGRIRSIQEIEEAFVKMEGEVAIRVGDLADVKIGGAPKLGNASINGQDALTLTILKQPSANTLKLTQEIDKTVQEIAKNLPTSVELNPALFKQGDFIENSINNLQRVLLEGIFFVILVLFLFLMEWRTTLISVITIPLSLLTSILVLYWTGFSINTMTLGGLAIAVGVLVDDAIVDVENVYKRLRQNAILPIDQQRSKLTIIYEATFEVRSSILNSSLIIIASFLPLFFLSGVEGRLLQPLGIAFLIVIVVSLLVAVAITPALCSVLLKTDAQAEETETQKINYNIVIRSLMRLYNKVLKLSLNRSYVVLGVAFVLLVISIVTMSSLGRSFLPDFNEGSLTISVVVPPETSLTETNKIGTKVEQLLLEIPEVDLVGRRTGRASMDEHAQSHYASEIEVPLNMKERSKSEVLADIRAKIGALPGVTINIGQPISHRIDHMISGTRSNVAIKLFGEDLTKMFQIGNEIKQNISSIDGIVDVNLDQKTEIPHIYIYPKHEMLARSGISIEQFANFIDMAIGGKTVVQVYENQRSFNLKLRLEEKARDKIEKLEHLLIENFEGDKIPFGKVARIVSNSSPERISRENVHRKLVIATNVANRDLKSAVEEIQATIAQNVQLPEGYHLEYGGQFENEQKATSMLLLTSLFSLVIIFFLILREFKEFWLSIIILTNLPLALIGGIFMIYFDSGIISIASTIGFISLFGIATRNGMLLISRYQVLLEEGKSLKKAIVEGSLDRLNPILMTATTTGLALIPLILAGGQAGNEIQSPMAVVIVGGLVSSTLLNLVVVPCTFYLLKQKTHA; via the coding sequence ATGTTAAATATAATTATAAAAAATGCGCTGCACAATCGAGCTGTTGTGTTGGTCATCGCAGTCTTGCTAATGTTAGCAGGTGCTTGGGTTACCACACAGGTAGATGTAGACGTATTTCCTGACTTAACTGCTCCGACTGTAACGGTCATGACAGAAGCGCATGGCATGTCTGCCGAAGAAATGGAACGATTGGTTACATTCAAACTAGAAACCGCCTTAAATGGTGCCCCCAATGTTCGACGCATTCGCTCGACTTCTTCCTCTGAACTTTCTAGTGTTATTGTAGAATTTGATTGGGGAACGGATATTTATCGTGCTCGGCAAATTGTCAACGAGCGTCTTGGAACCGTACAATCTGATTTGCCAGACAAGGTCAAAACACCAGTCATGGCACCAATCGCCTCTATTATGGGAGAAATTCAGATGATCGGTATGTCTTCCGACTCTCTATCTGGAATTGAAATGAATACCTTAGCCAATTGGTATATCAAGCCTCGTTTATTGGCCGTTGAAGGTGTTGCCAAAGTTATTATTTATGGAGGTCAAGAAAAAGAGTATCAAGTATTGGCTTCTCCTGCCAAAATGAAGTTGCATCATGTTTCTTTAGAAGAACTATACCAAGCAATTGAACAATTAAATCACAATGCCTCTGGTGGTTATTTAGAACAGTATGGCAAGCAATATTTAATCTCTGGCAAAGGTAGAATTCGCTCTATTCAGGAGATCGAAGAAGCCTTTGTTAAAATGGAAGGAGAAGTAGCTATCCGTGTTGGAGACTTGGCTGATGTCAAAATTGGAGGCGCCCCCAAGTTAGGAAATGCTTCGATCAATGGTCAAGATGCGTTAACCTTAACCATCCTAAAACAACCTAGTGCCAACACCCTAAAATTAACTCAAGAAATTGACAAAACAGTCCAAGAGATTGCCAAAAATTTGCCTACCTCTGTTGAGTTAAACCCAGCACTATTCAAACAAGGGGATTTTATCGAAAATTCTATTAATAACTTACAGCGTGTTTTATTGGAAGGTATTTTCTTTGTTATTTTAGTCCTCTTCTTGTTTTTAATGGAATGGCGAACGACCTTGATTTCCGTTATTACCATTCCTCTATCGCTACTCACAAGTATTTTAGTATTATACTGGACAGGTTTTTCTATTAACACCATGACTTTGGGTGGTTTGGCTATCGCCGTTGGTGTATTGGTAGACGATGCTATTGTGGATGTTGAGAATGTTTATAAACGGCTGCGTCAAAATGCCATCTTGCCCATTGATCAACAACGCAGTAAACTAACGATTATCTATGAAGCGACATTTGAAGTCCGGTCTTCTATTCTGAATTCTTCTTTGATTATTATTGCTTCTTTCTTGCCCTTGTTCTTCCTTAGTGGAGTTGAAGGACGTCTTTTACAGCCTTTAGGGATCGCTTTTTTAATCGTTATTGTCGTTTCTTTATTGGTAGCAGTTGCCATTACACCTGCCCTATGTAGTGTCTTACTCAAAACAGATGCCCAAGCAGAGGAAACAGAAACACAAAAAATCAACTACAATATTGTTATTCGCAGCTTAATGCGTCTGTATAACAAGGTTTTGAAGCTAAGCTTAAACCGTTCTTATGTTGTATTAGGAGTTGCATTTGTTTTGTTGGTTATTTCTATTGTTACAATGTCTAGTTTAGGTCGTTCCTTTTTGCCTGATTTCAATGAGGGCTCTTTGACCATCTCTGTAGTAGTACCTCCTGAAACGTCTTTAACAGAAACCAATAAAATTGGAACAAAAGTAGAACAACTATTATTAGAAATACCAGAAGTAGACTTGGTAGGTCGCCGTACTGGTCGTGCATCAATGGATGAGCATGCTCAAAGTCATTATGCCTCTGAAATTGAGGTTCCTTTAAATATGAAGGAGCGTTCTAAAAGTGAAGTATTGGCAGATATTCGTGCCAAAATTGGGGCACTACCTGGAGTCACCATTAACATTGGTCAACCCATCTCACATCGAATCGACCACATGATTTCTGGTACTCGTTCTAATGTTGCTATTAAGTTATTTGGAGAGGATTTAACCAAAATGTTCCAAATTGGCAATGAGATCAAACAGAACATTAGTTCTATTGATGGAATTGTGGATGTTAACTTGGATCAAAAGACAGAAATTCCTCACATTTATATCTATCCTAAACATGAAATGTTAGCTCGTAGTGGCATTAGTATAGAGCAATTTGCCAATTTTATTGACATGGCTATTGGTGGAAAAACAGTAGTCCAAGTATACGAAAATCAGCGTAGCTTTAATTTAAAATTGCGTTTGGAAGAAAAAGCAAGGGACAAAATCGAAAAACTAGAGCACCTCTTGATTGAGAACTTTGAAGGGGATAAAATTCCTTTTGGTAAAGTAGCTCGAATTGTATCCAACAGTAGTCCTGAGCGCATTAGTCGAGAAAATGTACACCGAAAACTAGTCATTGCCACGAATGTTGCCAACCGAGATTTAAAAAGTGCTGTAGAAGAAATTCAAGCTACCATCGCTCAAAATGTACAGCTCCCCGAAGGTTATCACCTAGAATATGGTGGTCAGTTTGAGAACGAGCAAAAAGCAACGAGTATGCTCTTGTTAACTTCCTTGTTTTCTTTAGTTATTATTTTCTTCCTCATCTTACGAGAATTCAAAGAATTCTGGCTGTCTATTATTATTCTCACCAACCTACCTTTGGCTTTAATTGGAGGAATTTTTATGATTTATTTTGATTCTGGAATTATCTCTATTGCCAGTACCATTGGTTTTATTAGTTTATTTGGAATTGCAACCAGAAATGGAATGTTACTCATTTCAAGGTATCAAGTTTTGTTAGAAGAAGGCAAATCGCTAAAAAAAGCCATTGTAGAAGGCTCCTTGGATCGACTCAACCCTATTTTAATGACAGCTACTACGACTGGACTGGCTCTAATTCCTTTGATCTTAGCTGGAGGGCAGGCAGGAAATGAAATCCAAAGCCCTATGGCTGTTGTCATAGTAGGGGGACTTGTTTCTTCTACCCTACTCAACTTAGTAGTCGTTCCTTGTACTTTTTATTTACTAAAACAAAAAACACATGCATAG
- a CDS encoding TolC family protein: protein MHRFILITTLFVIMCWRLNAQRVISLEEAIEQVKTQHPTILQQDLYIQQQRILKDAGKNQPFLSLGYSMEELGAAGTGVHALYAQQDFNMPQVAKRKSVYQEALAQTGEWQKVATQKQLERSVAALYQQLLFLKSQEGLNKELLIVYDKIETIAKKRAKVGETGAIPLITTQSAKQQIEWQQMNLEQDYTNQLILLQQILMDSSIIDVADTSLTPSSSRIAPINLDKHPLVEQIHQSKLANDLQSEVIESQLLPQLSTGIQLQVAEGTFPNFGGQIGLNVPLFAKGIKAQVQANTLNSRMLEQRKVWQLQQLQSQQKIAVQNIRLLTKQLSYFETVLLPTLQQQQALNQQAFSIGELDYLNVLQGLEQIIEVKRRYLQLVLQLNLAWVDYNYLLES, encoded by the coding sequence ATGCATAGATTTATTTTGATAACAACACTCTTTGTCATAATGTGTTGGCGTTTAAATGCGCAAAGAGTTATTAGCTTAGAAGAAGCAATCGAACAAGTCAAAACACAACATCCAACGATCTTGCAACAAGATTTATATATCCAACAACAGCGCATCTTGAAAGATGCAGGCAAAAATCAGCCTTTCTTAAGTTTGGGGTATAGCATGGAAGAACTTGGTGCTGCTGGAACTGGTGTGCATGCCCTTTATGCACAACAAGATTTCAACATGCCTCAGGTTGCCAAACGAAAATCAGTGTATCAAGAAGCGCTCGCGCAAACAGGCGAATGGCAAAAGGTTGCGACCCAAAAACAACTGGAGCGATCGGTTGCTGCTTTGTATCAGCAATTGTTATTTTTAAAAAGTCAAGAAGGGCTTAACAAAGAATTGTTGATCGTTTATGATAAAATCGAAACCATTGCCAAAAAACGAGCAAAAGTTGGCGAAACTGGAGCAATTCCGTTGATCACAACACAATCTGCCAAACAACAAATTGAATGGCAACAAATGAATTTGGAACAAGACTATACCAACCAATTGATTTTGCTTCAACAAATATTAATGGATAGCTCCATCATTGACGTAGCTGACACTTCATTAACTCCTTCCTCGTCGAGGATTGCGCCAATCAATTTGGACAAACATCCTTTGGTCGAGCAAATCCATCAAAGTAAACTAGCAAATGATTTGCAGAGTGAAGTAATTGAAAGTCAATTACTACCTCAATTATCAACAGGCATCCAACTACAAGTAGCAGAGGGAACATTTCCTAACTTTGGAGGTCAAATTGGTTTGAATGTTCCTTTATTTGCCAAAGGGATTAAGGCACAGGTTCAAGCTAATACCTTAAATAGTAGAATGCTAGAACAACGCAAAGTTTGGCAATTACAACAATTGCAAAGTCAGCAAAAAATAGCGGTACAAAACATTCGGTTATTAACCAAGCAACTAAGCTACTTTGAAACGGTTTTGCTGCCAACATTACAACAACAACAAGCTCTCAATCAACAGGCATTCTCTATTGGAGAATTAGATTATTTGAATGTCCTTCAAGGTTTGGAGCAAATTATAGAAGTTAAAAGGCGTTACCTACAACTTGTTTTGCAATTGAATTTGGCATGGGTAGATTATAATTATTTATTAGAGTCATAA